CGCGCCCGTCTCGCCAGTCAGCAGGTTAAGACCAAGCCCGAACGTAGCGACCGCACGGTCGATCACAGCATAGTTTTCCGCGCGCAACTCCAGCAGCATAAGGCCCTCAGGCAAACACGTATCGCGAGAATAGCAAACCTCGCTCCCACCCACCATTTCCGCCAGAAAACAGGGCACACACTCGCACCACAGCAGATGCCCCGCCCCGATTGCCAGCCACATTGCCCCAACCACGATTTACACTAAGTTCTGGTACACAACAACTATGGTCTGGACCCTTTCCTTAGCTCTCTACTTTTTTCAGGAAGACCCCTCTGCCGCCGCGCCCCCCGCGGCCTCCAACACCAGCGCCCTGGTAGAGATGATCCATAACAGCGGCCCCGTTGCCTTTGCCGTCCTGGTCATCCTGCTTCTCGCCAGCATCTTCTCGTGGGCCATCATGTTCTCCAAGTGGTCGAGCTTCAGCAGAGCCCACACTCAAAGCCAGCGCTTTGTCCGGGCCTTTCGCAAATCGACTCGCCTCAGCGAAATCGCCGCCGTAGCCGACCAGTTCAGGCCCAGCCCACTCGTCGCCGTCTTCACGGAGATCCACGACGAGTATCAGCGTCAGAACGGCGGACGCGGCCTCCCCCGCAATCCAGTCGCCCTCGAACGCGCCGCTCAAACTGCCTCAAGCGAAGCCCTCACCGCGATGGAAAGCCGCATGACCTGGCTTGCCACCATCGCCGCCATCGCTCCCTTCATCGGCCTCTTCGGCACCGTCATGGGCATCATCGACGCCTTCCACGGCCTCGGCACCGCTGGCGCCGCGACCCTCCGCGCCGTCGCCCCCGGCATCTCGGAGGCCCTCATCACCACCGCCGCCGGCCTCGTCGTCGCCATTCCCGCCGTCGTCGGCTACAACCAACTCACCGCCCGTCTCCGCGAGTTCGGCGCGCGGATGGACGACTTCGGACGCGAGCTACTCAACGCCATCGAAAACGCAGCCATGATCAGTCCTCCCAGCCCGCCGCAGCCGCAAGCCGAAGAAGTTCGCAGGAGAACCTTCTAGCCATGGCCTTCTCTGCAAAGGGACGCACCCAGACCGCGCTCGCCGAGATCAACATCACTCCGCTGGTCGACGTCGTTCTTGTCCTTCTGCTTATCTTCATGCTCACCGCCCCGGTTCTCCAGTCCGGTGTCGAGGTTGCCATCCCCAAGACGCGCTCCGTCAACCAGCTCACCGAAGAACGCATGGTCGTCACCATTGACCGCGAGCAGAACGTCTTCCTCCAGGACAAGCCCGTCAACGTCAACCAGCTCCCCACGCTGCTGAGATCCACCGGCAAAGCCGAGCCCTCCAAGCGCATCATCTACCTGCGAGCCGACGAGCGCGTGCCCTTCGGCGCATTCGCTTCGGTTATGGATGCGGTCAAGCAGGCCGGCATCACCAACATCAGCATCGTCACCCAACCAATCCAGAAGTGAGGAGGGTGACATAAATACGTCTCTCACAATCGGTCGCGACAGCGATGGCAATCCCGATAAGCTCGGCGCGAACTTCGTCGGCTCCATCGTGCTGCACGGCCTCATCGCTGCGGCCATCCTGGGCTGGGCCTTTCTCTTCCACACACGAGGCCACGACTGGGGCGAGAACGCCTCCAACGCAGGAGCCATTCAGGCCACCATGGTCTCCTCGCTCCCGCTTCCACCCACACAACGCACCCTCGACACCGGCGTCCTCACATCGGAAGCGCCAAGCCCCGCGCCCGTCATCACCAAGGAAAGAACCGAACCGCCGCCTACACCCAACGAAGTAGTGATCCCTGAAAAGATCACCAAACCAATCAAAGAAGCTGAAAAGCCCACGCCAGCGCCACCAAAACACATCCAGCCCGTCACCCCTCCGCCAACCAAAGCAGTCACAGGCGAAACCGCAGGCGTCCGCATCGCGCAATCGACGCTGGAGGTAAAAAACGGGACCGCAAGTGTCTCCGTCGAAGACCGTACCTTCGGCCAGCGCTTCGCCTACTACGTCAACATCGTCAACAGCAAGGTCGCGCAAAACTGGTACACCGCCGAGGCTGATCCGCGTACCTCCATTGGGAAAAGCACCACCATCATCTTCGATAT
This Tunturibacter gelidoferens DNA region includes the following protein-coding sequences:
- a CDS encoding TonB family protein → MRSSRPASPTSASSPNQSRSEEGDINTSLTIGRDSDGNPDKLGANFVGSIVLHGLIAAAILGWAFLFHTRGHDWGENASNAGAIQATMVSSLPLPPTQRTLDTGVLTSEAPSPAPVITKERTEPPPTPNEVVIPEKITKPIKEAEKPTPAPPKHIQPVTPPPTKAVTGETAGVRIAQSTLEVKNGTASVSVEDRTFGQRFAYYVNIVNSKVAQNWYTAEADPRTSIGKSTTIIFDINREGVPSNPRVESPSGSPSLDLSAMRAVQRVDGFGPLPQGDHITVEYTFHLHPQ
- a CDS encoding ExbD/TolR family protein, encoding MAFSAKGRTQTALAEINITPLVDVVLVLLLIFMLTAPVLQSGVEVAIPKTRSVNQLTEERMVVTIDREQNVFLQDKPVNVNQLPTLLRSTGKAEPSKRIIYLRADERVPFGAFASVMDAVKQAGITNISIVTQPIQK
- a CDS encoding MotA/TolQ/ExbB proton channel family protein, whose protein sequence is MVWTLSLALYFFQEDPSAAAPPAASNTSALVEMIHNSGPVAFAVLVILLLASIFSWAIMFSKWSSFSRAHTQSQRFVRAFRKSTRLSEIAAVADQFRPSPLVAVFTEIHDEYQRQNGGRGLPRNPVALERAAQTASSEALTAMESRMTWLATIAAIAPFIGLFGTVMGIIDAFHGLGTAGAATLRAVAPGISEALITTAAGLVVAIPAVVGYNQLTARLREFGARMDDFGRELLNAIENAAMISPPSPPQPQAEEVRRRTF